A genomic segment from Curtobacterium sp. MCSS17_007 encodes:
- the aroB gene encoding 3-dehydroquinate synthase codes for MTASNLPEGTTEIRVGGEDGYPVVVGNGLLASVPALLGPRVAKVLIVHAPTLGARANDLRAVLVEAGLDALIAEVPDAEAAKRVEVAAFCWQVMGQADFTRTDAVIGLGGGAVTDLAGFVAATWLRGVAFVAIPTSVLGMVDASVGGKTGINTNEGKNLVGAFHHPRAVVADLDLVRTLPRNDVLTGFAEIVKAGFIAVPEILDVIEADVARVTDPTTPEFRRVVELAIALKAEVVADDFTEQGRREVLNYGHTLGHAIEHAERYQWRHGAAVSVGMVFAAELARLTGHLDDATVDRHRSILESLELPTSYGLGRWEGLLATMRRDKKARAGMLRFIILDGVGKPVTLEGPEDHLLFTAYQEVGV; via the coding sequence GTGACCGCGTCGAACCTGCCCGAGGGCACCACCGAGATCCGCGTCGGCGGCGAGGACGGCTACCCCGTCGTGGTCGGCAACGGTCTGCTCGCCTCGGTCCCCGCGCTGCTCGGCCCCCGGGTCGCGAAGGTCCTCATCGTGCACGCGCCGACGCTCGGCGCCAGGGCGAACGACCTCCGTGCCGTCCTGGTCGAGGCCGGACTCGACGCGCTCATCGCCGAGGTGCCGGACGCCGAGGCCGCCAAGCGCGTCGAGGTCGCGGCGTTCTGCTGGCAGGTCATGGGCCAGGCCGACTTCACCCGCACCGACGCCGTCATCGGTCTCGGCGGCGGAGCCGTGACGGACCTCGCGGGCTTCGTCGCCGCGACCTGGTTGCGTGGCGTGGCGTTCGTCGCGATCCCGACGAGCGTGCTCGGGATGGTGGACGCGAGCGTCGGCGGCAAGACCGGGATCAACACGAACGAGGGCAAGAACCTCGTCGGGGCGTTCCACCACCCGCGCGCCGTCGTCGCCGACCTCGACCTCGTCCGGACGCTGCCGCGCAACGACGTGCTCACCGGCTTCGCGGAGATCGTGAAGGCCGGGTTCATCGCGGTGCCGGAGATCCTCGACGTGATCGAGGCGGACGTCGCGCGCGTCACCGACCCCACGACCCCGGAGTTCCGCCGCGTCGTCGAGCTCGCCATCGCGCTGAAGGCCGAGGTCGTCGCGGACGACTTCACCGAGCAGGGGCGCCGGGAGGTCCTGAACTACGGGCACACCCTCGGCCACGCGATCGAGCACGCCGAGCGCTACCAGTGGCGGCACGGCGCTGCCGTGTCGGTCGGGATGGTGTTCGCCGCCGAGCTCGCCAGGCTGACGGGACACCTGGACGACGCGACGGTGGACCGGCACCGCTCGATCCTCGAGTCCCTCGAGCTGCCCACGTCCTACGGGCTCGGGCGGTGGGAGGGGCTCCTCGCCACGATGCGGCGGGACAAGAAGGCGCGGGCCGGCATGCTCCGGTTCATCATCCTCGACGGCGTCGGCAAGCCGGTCACGCTCGAGGGTCCGGAGGACCACCTGCTGTTCACCGCCTACCAGGAGGTCGGCGTCTAG
- the aroC gene encoding chorismate synthase, translating into MLRWLTAGESHGPELIAMLEGLPAGVPVSFESIRTDLARRKLGYGRGSRMKFEQDELHVSGGVRHGFSLGSPIAIRIGNTEWPKWVEVMNPEPVESTEMSRGRSAPLTRPRPGHADLVGMQKYGFDEARPILERASARETAARVALGAVAKSFLAELGMRSIAHTLQVGTVRVPDGTALPLPDDVDRLDEDQLRCADPETSARMVTEVEAAKKDGDTLGGVVEVLFHGVPPGLGSHVQWDRRLDARLAAAIMGIQAIKGVEVGDGFATAGRRGSAAHDELYREDGEIIRTSDRAGGTEGGMSTGTVLRVRAAMKPIATVPHALHTIDVATGEDASAHHQRSDVCAVPASGVVAEAMVALVLADAVLEKFGGDSLAETKRNLEAYLASIPETLRSRRTETAEPSTTR; encoded by the coding sequence CGCTGGTGAGTCCCACGGACCCGAACTCATCGCGATGCTCGAGGGCCTGCCCGCGGGCGTCCCGGTGTCGTTCGAGTCCATCCGCACCGACCTCGCGCGGCGCAAGCTCGGCTACGGACGCGGCTCGCGCATGAAGTTCGAGCAGGACGAGCTCCACGTCTCCGGCGGTGTCCGCCACGGCTTCTCGCTCGGCAGCCCGATCGCCATCCGCATCGGCAACACGGAGTGGCCGAAGTGGGTCGAGGTGATGAACCCCGAGCCCGTCGAGTCCACCGAGATGTCTCGCGGCCGCAGTGCGCCCCTCACCCGTCCTCGTCCCGGACACGCGGACCTGGTCGGCATGCAGAAGTACGGCTTCGACGAGGCGCGGCCGATCCTCGAGCGCGCTTCCGCCCGCGAGACCGCGGCCCGCGTGGCGCTCGGGGCCGTCGCGAAGTCGTTCCTCGCCGAGCTCGGCATGCGTTCGATCGCCCACACCCTCCAGGTCGGCACGGTCCGGGTGCCCGACGGCACCGCGCTCCCGCTTCCGGACGACGTCGACCGGCTCGACGAGGACCAGCTCCGCTGCGCCGACCCCGAGACCTCCGCACGCATGGTCACCGAGGTCGAGGCCGCGAAGAAGGACGGCGACACGCTCGGCGGCGTCGTCGAGGTCCTCTTCCACGGCGTCCCGCCGGGGCTCGGCTCGCACGTGCAGTGGGACCGACGACTCGACGCGCGCCTCGCCGCCGCGATCATGGGCATCCAGGCGATCAAGGGCGTCGAGGTCGGCGACGGGTTCGCGACGGCCGGTCGTCGCGGCTCCGCGGCACACGACGAGCTGTACCGCGAGGACGGTGAGATCATCCGCACGAGCGACCGCGCCGGCGGCACGGAGGGCGGCATGTCCACCGGCACCGTCCTGCGGGTCCGAGCTGCCATGAAGCCGATCGCAACCGTGCCCCACGCGCTCCACACCATCGACGTCGCCACGGGTGAGGACGCCTCCGCGCACCACCAGCGCAGCGACGTCTGCGCCGTCCCCGCCTCCGGTGTCGTCGCCGAGGCGATGGTCGCACTGGTGCTCGCCGACGCCGTGCTCGAGAAGTTCGGCGGCGACAGCCTGGCCGAGACGAAGCGCAACCTCGAGGCGTACCTCGCGTCCATCCCGGAGACCCTGCGCTCCCGTCGGACCGAGACCGCCGAGCCCTCGACGACCCGGTGA
- a CDS encoding shikimate kinase — protein sequence MGAGKSSVGKRVAKALGVSFTDTDKVIARTHGPIPGIFADRGEPAFRELEAEAVRTAVATGGVVSVGGGAVTHPDTRAALRGARIVLLTVSPEAVAERIAGSDRPLLAQGGIDAWQTIADARAATYAELAHATFDTSRRPMSHVVRDVVAWLTEDQHTTGGTP from the coding sequence ATGGGCGCCGGCAAGTCGAGTGTCGGCAAGCGTGTCGCGAAGGCCCTCGGCGTGTCGTTCACCGACACCGACAAGGTCATCGCGCGGACGCACGGACCCATCCCCGGCATCTTCGCCGACCGCGGAGAACCGGCGTTCCGGGAGCTCGAGGCCGAGGCGGTCCGGACCGCCGTCGCCACCGGGGGAGTGGTCTCGGTCGGCGGCGGCGCGGTGACGCACCCGGACACGCGCGCGGCCCTGCGCGGGGCCCGCATCGTGCTGCTCACCGTCTCGCCCGAGGCCGTCGCGGAGCGGATCGCGGGCAGCGACCGGCCGCTCCTCGCCCAGGGGGGCATCGATGCCTGGCAGACGATCGCCGACGCCAGGGCAGCCACCTACGCCGAGCTCGCCCACGCCACCTTCGACACGTCGCGACGCCCGATGTCGCACGTCGTCCGTGACGTGGTCGCCTGGCTCACCGAAGACCAGCACACCACCGGAGGGACACCGTGA